The proteins below come from a single Acidovorax sp. NCPPB 4044 genomic window:
- a CDS encoding ferritin-like domain-containing protein, with translation MRRQQILRYLGEGRLRDAGLPAAVVPAAAFATVDVATAAVATSAVAHKVISIPPEFSPRDYAAYLLSIDAEIEHCLMVQYLYGAYSMGGPQVPPEYRELVREWQEVILGIAKEEMGHLMSVQNVLRLIGAPLHLERDDYPWDTPFYPFPFMLEPLTLDSLAKYVFTESPEHWKGGALGDEIRARVDAQADNPHKVAELFGVLIPLIQNPQTIPDEAFDPDTWPFQADWAEWGRGYHGGQRGNLTRSGIPQTPDVLVVPLASRDDAVSALNAVATQGEATSGDQPSHFVRFLSIYVEMVAALEGRTITPEQWDAARPADMGAATWRQAYREERLKRCTHRAGWAPSRAVAVNPYVALDTAELPEQGGTPTTPITHPESRLWAHLQNVRYRMLLDFLSHSFALDGGLRSAGRLTPRGTVINAAFGEMYNLRALAEVLMGSPVSDNPEDGFAGPPFQTPYTLNIPISERDRWRGHLDRLEASRVLMDHLLAICAESRRTYLYALREADEKLGQLARTILAGSVDPALI, from the coding sequence ATGCGCCGTCAACAAATCTTGCGTTACCTGGGCGAGGGAAGGCTGCGCGATGCGGGCTTGCCCGCCGCCGTCGTCCCCGCCGCCGCCTTTGCCACCGTCGACGTTGCCACTGCCGCCGTCGCCACCAGCGCAGTCGCCCACAAGGTGATTTCGATACCGCCCGAATTTTCCCCCCGGGACTACGCGGCCTACCTGCTCAGCATCGATGCCGAAATCGAGCACTGCCTGATGGTGCAGTACCTGTATGGCGCCTATTCCATGGGCGGGCCGCAGGTGCCCCCCGAATACCGCGAGCTGGTGCGCGAATGGCAGGAGGTCATCCTCGGCATCGCCAAGGAAGAAATGGGCCATCTGATGTCGGTGCAGAACGTGCTGCGCCTCATCGGCGCGCCCCTGCACCTGGAGCGGGACGACTACCCCTGGGACACGCCTTTCTATCCCTTCCCCTTCATGCTCGAGCCCCTCACGCTCGACTCGCTCGCCAAGTACGTGTTCACCGAATCGCCCGAGCACTGGAAGGGCGGTGCGCTGGGCGATGAGATCCGGGCCCGGGTGGATGCGCAGGCGGACAACCCGCACAAGGTGGCCGAACTGTTCGGCGTGCTGATCCCGCTGATCCAGAACCCGCAGACCATTCCCGACGAAGCCTTCGATCCCGATACCTGGCCCTTCCAGGCCGACTGGGCGGAGTGGGGGCGTGGCTACCACGGCGGCCAGCGCGGCAACCTCACCCGCAGCGGCATCCCCCAGACCCCCGACGTGCTGGTGGTGCCGCTGGCCTCGCGGGACGACGCGGTCTCGGCGCTCAACGCGGTCGCGACGCAGGGCGAGGCGACCTCGGGCGACCAACCCTCGCACTTCGTGCGCTTCCTGTCGATCTACGTGGAGATGGTCGCCGCGCTCGAAGGCCGCACCATCACGCCCGAGCAATGGGACGCGGCCCGGCCTGCCGACATGGGCGCCGCCACCTGGCGCCAGGCGTACCGGGAAGAGCGCCTGAAGCGCTGCACCCACCGCGCCGGCTGGGCCCCGTCGCGTGCGGTCGCGGTCAATCCCTATGTGGCGCTGGATACCGCCGAGCTTCCGGAGCAGGGAGGCACCCCCACCACGCCGATCACCCATCCGGAGTCCAGGCTCTGGGCGCATCTGCAGAACGTGCGCTACCGCATGCTGCTCGACTTCCTGAGCCACAGCTTCGCCCTGGACGGCGGACTGCGTTCGGCGGGCCGCCTGACTCCGCGCGGCACCGTCATCAATGCGGCCTTCGGCGAGATGTACAACCTGCGCGCCCTGGCCGAGGTGCTGATGGGTTCGCCGGTGTCGGACAACCCCGAGGACGGCTTCGCGGGCCCGCCTTTCCAGACGCCCTACACCCTGAACATCCCGATCTCCGAGCGGGACCGCTGGCGCGGGCACCTGGACCGGCTGGAAGCCTCCCGCGTCCTGATGGACCACCTGCTGGCGATCTGCGCCGAGTCGCGCAGAACCTACCTGTACGCGCTGCGCGAGGCCGACGAGAAGTTGGGCCAGCTCGCCAGAACGATCCTGGCCGGATCGGTCGATCCCGCGCTGATCTAG
- a CDS encoding thiamine pyrophosphate-binding protein, producing MQAVVFTVADYLLARLKQLDVTEVFQIPGDYVKHFTQALERFPGIATIGAANELDAAYAADAYGRTRGLGAVSLQYGVSTFSALNAIAGAYVERSPVIVISASPGADARNITDMYGVTFHHSTGDLHADQNVFENVTVAARTLSTNVGAAEAIDDLIVEALTHSRPVYIACYKEVWGQPCPRPPRTPLKARELKGPPDALQNAVEQAWSMITAAKKPVILAGEEVLRFGLCGLLQQIIDASGFVYTTTSLGKTVLDEGGPKFLGTYSDEAAIPSVIDAVLDADCVLCLGTLITDDYLIFIEKQYANMVLATAQGARAGYFKYPDVVMKEFMQALLAKFKGSKAYPGKAVAPPQPAYPEPWKSNSDPKFDAQPEVITFNRFFQHSMNFLAEAGHLDEIVMPLGVSSSMYVATNAYGMRQGSFIASAAWQCVGFETGAASGAQLGSRKRAWAVAGDGGVMMVCQAISTLAKYKLNGVIFVMSNQVYAIEQVYVDMSAFQTGQFDTFDILPHWNYLALAQAYGAEGFRLETVSDLKAALPQIWKVKDRPVLVEVVIPATDLAGQMKRLGSE from the coding sequence ATGCAGGCTGTCGTTTTCACGGTAGCGGACTATTTGCTCGCGCGGCTGAAACAGTTGGACGTCACCGAGGTCTTCCAGATCCCCGGCGACTACGTCAAACATTTCACGCAGGCGCTCGAGCGTTTCCCCGGCATCGCCACCATCGGCGCCGCCAACGAACTGGATGCGGCCTATGCCGCCGATGCCTATGGCCGCACACGCGGGCTGGGGGCCGTGTCGCTCCAGTACGGCGTCAGCACCTTCAGCGCGCTGAACGCCATCGCCGGGGCCTATGTGGAGCGGAGCCCGGTGATCGTCATCAGCGCCTCGCCCGGCGCCGACGCCCGCAACATCACCGACATGTACGGCGTCACCTTCCACCATTCCACGGGGGATCTGCACGCCGACCAGAACGTGTTCGAGAACGTGACGGTGGCCGCCCGCACCCTGAGCACGAACGTCGGCGCGGCCGAGGCCATCGACGATCTGATCGTCGAGGCGCTGACGCACAGCCGGCCGGTCTACATCGCCTGCTACAAGGAGGTGTGGGGCCAGCCCTGTCCCCGCCCGCCCCGCACGCCACTGAAGGCGCGTGAATTGAAGGGCCCGCCCGATGCGCTGCAGAACGCGGTCGAGCAGGCGTGGAGCATGATCACCGCGGCCAAGAAGCCCGTCATCCTGGCGGGCGAAGAAGTGCTGCGCTTCGGCCTCTGCGGCCTGCTGCAGCAGATCATCGACGCCAGCGGGTTCGTCTACACCACCACCTCCCTGGGCAAGACGGTGCTGGACGAAGGCGGCCCCAAGTTCCTGGGCACCTATTCGGACGAAGCGGCCATCCCCAGCGTGATCGACGCGGTCCTGGATGCCGACTGCGTGCTGTGCCTGGGCACCTTGATCACCGACGACTACCTGATCTTCATCGAGAAGCAGTACGCCAACATGGTCCTGGCCACGGCGCAGGGCGCGCGCGCGGGCTACTTCAAGTACCCGGACGTGGTGATGAAGGAGTTCATGCAGGCGCTGCTCGCAAAGTTCAAGGGCAGCAAGGCCTATCCCGGCAAGGCCGTCGCTCCGCCGCAGCCAGCGTATCCCGAGCCCTGGAAGAGCAACTCGGACCCCAAGTTCGACGCGCAGCCCGAGGTCATCACCTTCAACCGCTTCTTCCAGCACTCGATGAACTTCCTGGCCGAAGCCGGCCACCTGGACGAGATCGTCATGCCGCTGGGCGTCAGCAGCTCCATGTACGTGGCCACGAACGCCTACGGCATGCGGCAGGGCAGCTTCATCGCTTCGGCCGCCTGGCAGTGCGTGGGCTTCGAGACCGGGGCCGCCAGCGGCGCCCAGCTGGGCAGCCGCAAGCGCGCATGGGCGGTGGCCGGCGATGGCGGCGTGATGATGGTCTGCCAGGCCATCAGCACCCTCGCCAAGTACAAGCTCAACGGCGTCATCTTCGTGATGAGCAACCAGGTCTATGCCATCGAGCAGGTGTACGTGGACATGAGCGCCTTCCAGACGGGCCAGTTCGACACCTTCGACATCCTGCCCCACTGGAACTACCTCGCACTGGCCCAGGCCTACGGCGCCGAAGGGTTCCGCCTGGAAACCGTGTCCGACCTCAAGGCCGCGCTGCCGCAGATCTGGAAGGTCAAGGACCGCCCGGTGCTGGTGGAGGTCGTCATTCCCGCGACCGACCTGGCCGGACAAATGAAGCGCCTGGGCAGCGAGTGA
- a CDS encoding LodA/GoxA family CTQ-dependent oxidase, translating to MSTPPKVTIAADNLTAQLHYRGAGNPASVLPRSAISNCFPGLEFDFRNLWRRAFEGIVLVENNNLVVGIESEDCADLAGRRLLTVKDPVTGEVLPTGVPTSGPIYPSSDSTAQQAPSQPLKTAANPNGVSFMEWSNSFARIMASQGQLIECVFSAYSTSTPPLDGTEVFSDTDDPYTGAPIKTITRSLRLRRFFKPGTAEIAPGVLEPGELTQGLCAPWQNDYRECACYYWAASRPDYVNVEPGTDGLSHGDMWFAKKRTGTYIPDNRTDSRLWSYDDLFIAWQQHLRFIIQGKDADES from the coding sequence ATGAGCACACCACCCAAAGTCACCATCGCTGCCGACAACCTGACCGCGCAACTGCACTACCGCGGGGCCGGAAACCCGGCTTCGGTGCTGCCGCGCAGCGCGATCTCCAACTGCTTCCCCGGGCTGGAGTTCGACTTCCGGAACCTCTGGCGGCGTGCCTTCGAAGGCATCGTGCTGGTGGAGAACAACAACCTCGTGGTGGGCATCGAGTCCGAGGACTGCGCCGACCTGGCGGGGCGGCGCCTGCTGACCGTCAAGGATCCCGTGACCGGCGAAGTCCTGCCGACCGGCGTGCCGACCAGCGGGCCGATCTATCCCAGCTCGGACTCGACCGCCCAGCAGGCCCCGTCGCAACCGCTGAAGACCGCGGCCAACCCGAACGGCGTGTCGTTCATGGAGTGGTCCAACTCCTTCGCACGCATCATGGCCTCCCAGGGACAGCTCATCGAGTGCGTGTTCTCGGCCTACTCGACCAGCACCCCGCCCCTGGACGGCACCGAAGTGTTTTCCGACACCGATGACCCCTACACCGGGGCGCCGATCAAGACCATCACCCGCTCCCTGCGCCTGCGCCGGTTCTTCAAGCCGGGCACGGCCGAAATCGCACCGGGCGTGCTGGAGCCGGGCGAACTCACCCAGGGCCTGTGCGCTCCCTGGCAGAACGACTACCGCGAGTGCGCCTGCTACTACTGGGCGGCCAGCCGGCCGGACTACGTCAACGTCGAACCCGGCACCGACGGGCTGAGCCATGGCGACATGTGGTTCGCCAAGAAGCGCACGGGCACCTACATCCCCGACAACCGCACCGATTCGCGCCTGTGGTCCTACGACGATCTGTTCATCGCCTGGCAGCAGCACCTGCGCTTCATCATCCAGGGCAAGGACGCCGATGAATCGTGA
- a CDS encoding molybdenum cofactor biosynthesis protein MoaE — MADPLAPPSSARVAIQAQDFDVSTELATLRAQDARVGAVCCFVGTVRDRSDGDAVASMELEHYPGMTEKSIEAMVDEALRRFDIFAARVVHRVGLLAPQDQIVLVAVTSAHRGQSFQACEFLMDWLKTQAPFWKKEATPQGARWVDARVSDDTALARWGIDSRNA; from the coding sequence ATGGCCGATCCGCTCGCCCCTCCTTCCAGCGCCCGCGTCGCCATCCAGGCGCAGGACTTCGACGTTTCCACCGAACTGGCCACCCTGCGGGCGCAGGACGCGCGCGTGGGCGCCGTGTGCTGCTTCGTGGGCACCGTGCGCGACCGGAGCGATGGCGATGCCGTCGCATCGATGGAGCTGGAGCACTACCCCGGCATGACCGAGAAATCGATCGAGGCGATGGTGGACGAGGCGTTGCGGCGCTTCGACATCTTCGCGGCGCGCGTGGTGCACCGCGTGGGGCTACTGGCGCCGCAGGACCAGATCGTGCTGGTGGCCGTCACCTCGGCGCACCGTGGCCAGAGCTTCCAGGCCTGCGAATTCCTCATGGACTGGCTCAAGACCCAGGCGCCGTTCTGGAAGAAGGAAGCCACGCCGCAGGGCGCGCGCTGGGTGGATGCCCGCGTGAGCGACGACACGGCGCTGGCGCGTTGGGGCATCGACTCCCGCAACGCCTGA